A single Arcobacter sp. FWKO B DNA region contains:
- a CDS encoding methyl-accepting chemotaxis protein, whose product MSLFNFKTQEESYQLKAIDDNYAVISFKPDGTILHANKNFADALGYDSEKEFIGKHHRIFCDAEYVKSRDYSDFWSSLNSGKTMTSEFKRIKKDGSSIFIQASYMPIKDSSSRVIQVIKYAQDVTQRKLQTLDYEGQLEAISKSQAVIEFNMDGTIIKANENFLKTLGYSLSEIVCKHHNIFCENTYKNSNDYKDFWKRLNNGQFDSGEYLRIGKGGKEVWIQASYNPIMDIDHKPFKVVKYATDITDKKNLIFDIDKKVQGLTGSLDSLSNAAVSMSQGAQVTMNSSHEVSVASEQINQAVSDLSEKIEAMLSSITKIADSSAKGEQVAKEAQSQSKETTKAMMQLHEESTKIGETIQIITQIAFQTNILSLNAAVEAATAGEAGKGFAVVAGEVRNLASRSDEAAKEISKAIALIQSLVKRALDSINTIDTTIQDITDMSSGISSSMTNQQTITNDLASTALEVSQGVNEISNNMVSVSRSAEDSGKKSKETMTATEHLVNVSNQLIVILQKLK is encoded by the coding sequence ATGTCATTATTTAATTTTAAAACACAAGAAGAGTCTTATCAGCTAAAAGCAATAGATGATAATTATGCAGTAATTTCGTTTAAACCAGATGGAACAATACTTCATGCAAATAAAAACTTTGCAGATGCTCTTGGCTATGATAGTGAAAAAGAGTTTATTGGTAAACACCATAGAATATTTTGTGATGCAGAGTATGTAAAAAGTAGAGATTATAGTGATTTTTGGAGTTCATTAAATAGTGGTAAGACTATGACATCAGAGTTTAAAAGAATCAAAAAAGATGGTAGTTCTATTTTCATTCAAGCATCCTATATGCCTATAAAGGATAGTAGTAGTAGAGTTATTCAAGTGATAAAATATGCTCAAGATGTAACACAAAGAAAACTTCAAACTCTTGACTATGAAGGGCAACTTGAAGCTATAAGTAAGTCTCAAGCAGTCATTGAGTTTAATATGGATGGTACTATCATCAAGGCTAATGAAAACTTCTTAAAAACTCTTGGATATAGTTTGAGTGAAATAGTATGCAAACACCATAATATATTCTGTGAGAACACTTACAAAAACTCCAATGATTACAAAGATTTTTGGAAAAGGCTAAATAACGGTCAGTTTGATTCAGGGGAATATTTGCGTATAGGTAAAGGTGGCAAAGAAGTTTGGATACAAGCATCTTACAACCCTATAATGGATATAGATCACAAACCTTTTAAGGTTGTAAAATATGCAACTGATATAACAGATAAGAAAAATCTGATTTTCGATATTGATAAAAAAGTCCAAGGACTAACTGGTTCTTTGGACAGCTTATCAAATGCAGCAGTATCTATGTCACAAGGTGCACAGGTCACTATGAATAGCTCTCATGAAGTATCTGTAGCAAGTGAGCAGATAAATCAAGCAGTTTCAGACTTATCAGAAAAAATAGAAGCAATGCTCTCATCTATCACAAAAATAGCTGATTCTTCAGCAAAAGGTGAACAAGTAGCAAAAGAGGCTCAGTCACAATCCAAAGAGACTACAAAAGCTATGATGCAACTCCACGAAGAATCTACAAAAATAGGTGAAACAATACAAATCATCACTCAAATAGCTTTTCAAACAAATATCTTATCACTAAATGCTGCTGTTGAAGCTGCCACTGCAGGAGAAGCAGGAAAAGGGTTTGCAGTAGTTGCAGGAGAGGTGAGAAATCTAGCTTCAAGGTCAGATGAAGCGGCAAAAGAGATTTCAAAAGCTATAGCACTTATTCAATCACTTGTAAAAAGGGCATTGGATTCAATAAATACAATAGATACAACCATTCAAGATATAACAGATATGTCAAGTGGTATATCATCTTCTATGACAAATCAACAAACCATCACAAATGATTTGGCAAGTACAGCTTTAGAAGTGAGTCAAGGTGTCAATGAAATCTCAAATAATATGGTAAGTGTTTCAAGAAGTGCAGAAGATAGTGGAAAAAAATCAAAAGAAACTATGACAGCGACGGAACATCTTGTAAATGTATCAAACCAGTTGATAGTTATACTACAAAAGTTGAAATAA
- a CDS encoding EAL and GGDEF domain-containing protein, which yields MEIRKIENIIKMGTCSNKKCIFKDTNSQLQAIFSTIPDLVWMKDNYGKYIASNHSFQKSFDKSEDEILGKTDYDFFFKEEADSCKISDMEAITVGDTILCQETITNPKTSQKIVLEVRKSLVHDSDGKVMGILGIGRDITERKLYEEKLKQSIEFAQGVINAIPDLLFEVDINGEYLNFWTHNHNMLVRYKNELIGKKINDILSQESSNIVYEAIEEANINGVSFGKVYSINDFDGVRWFELSVSKKTTGRFLALARDVTERQNIEKRIEFMAHHDILTGLPNRVLFKDRAERIIANSKRNSTKSAFLFIDLDGFKTINDSLGHSIGDIILKTVAKRLQLCIRASDTLSRHGGDEFIVTIPIVNNKNEVVIIAEKIIQEFKKSFEINNQLISTSASIGIALYPNHGEDFEQLLQNADTAMYKAKENGKNTYCFFTQQMKHNMVGLFQMQNDLKEAIKNKEFILHYQPQVDLSRNKIIGVEALIRWKHPSMGMVPPMSFISVAESCGYIVEIGEWVIHEACRQCAIWHKNGKDIVVAVNVSAVQFRRANLIEVVKNALETSGLNPKYLELELTESILINDTENVLQSVKAIKELGVQLSIDDFGTGYSSLSYLKRFAVDKLKIDQSFVRDIVKDKDDAIIVKTIIQMAKSFNLKAIAEGVENEEVLKVLKEYGCDEVQGYHFAKPMIADEFRDYYKEFSIE from the coding sequence ATGGAAATCAGAAAAATAGAGAATATAATAAAAATGGGGACTTGTAGTAATAAAAAATGCATATTCAAAGATACAAATTCACAACTACAAGCTATATTTTCTACAATACCAGATTTAGTATGGATGAAAGACAATTATGGTAAATATATAGCATCAAACCATTCGTTTCAAAAAAGCTTTGATAAGTCAGAAGATGAAATACTTGGCAAGACTGATTATGATTTTTTTTTCAAAGAAGAAGCAGATAGCTGTAAAATATCTGATATGGAAGCTATCACAGTAGGTGATACTATTTTATGTCAAGAAACAATAACAAATCCAAAAACTTCTCAAAAGATTGTTTTGGAGGTTAGAAAGTCTTTAGTACATGACTCTGATGGTAAAGTGATGGGAATATTGGGAATTGGAAGAGATATAACAGAACGCAAACTTTATGAAGAAAAACTCAAACAATCTATAGAATTTGCTCAAGGTGTAATAAATGCAATACCTGATTTACTTTTTGAAGTAGATATAAATGGTGAATATCTTAACTTTTGGACACATAATCATAATATGTTGGTAAGATATAAAAATGAACTTATAGGTAAAAAAATAAATGATATTTTGAGTCAAGAGTCAAGTAACATAGTATATGAAGCTATTGAAGAAGCTAATATTAATGGTGTATCATTTGGGAAAGTGTATTCAATAAATGACTTTGATGGTGTTCGTTGGTTTGAATTGTCTGTATCAAAAAAAACTACAGGGAGGTTTTTAGCACTTGCCCGTGATGTTACAGAACGGCAGAATATTGAGAAAAGAATTGAATTTATGGCACATCATGATATTTTGACTGGATTACCAAATCGTGTTCTTTTTAAAGATAGGGCAGAGAGAATTATTGCTAATTCTAAAAGAAATTCAACAAAGTCTGCATTTTTATTTATAGATTTAGATGGATTTAAAACTATAAATGATTCTTTGGGACATTCTATAGGTGATATTATTCTTAAAACAGTTGCAAAAAGATTGCAACTTTGTATTAGAGCCTCTGATACATTAAGTAGACATGGTGGGGATGAGTTTATAGTTACAATTCCTATTGTTAATAATAAAAATGAAGTTGTGATAATAGCAGAAAAAATTATACAAGAGTTTAAAAAATCATTTGAAATAAATAATCAATTGATATCTACATCAGCATCCATTGGAATAGCACTTTACCCAAATCACGGTGAAGATTTTGAGCAATTACTACAAAATGCTGATACTGCTATGTACAAAGCTAAAGAAAATGGTAAAAATACATATTGTTTTTTTACTCAGCAAATGAAACATAATATGGTTGGATTATTTCAAATGCAAAATGACCTCAAAGAAGCTATTAAAAACAAAGAGTTTATCTTACATTATCAACCTCAGGTTGATTTGTCTAGAAATAAAATAATAGGTGTAGAGGCTCTTATAAGATGGAAACATCCATCGATGGGTATGGTACCACCGATGAGTTTCATATCAGTTGCAGAATCTTGTGGATATATAGTAGAAATAGGTGAATGGGTGATACATGAAGCTTGTCGTCAATGTGCAATTTGGCATAAAAATGGCAAAGATATAGTAGTAGCTGTTAATGTTTCAGCAGTTCAGTTTAGGCGAGCTAACTTAATAGAAGTAGTAAAAAATGCTCTTGAAACATCAGGTCTTAATCCAAAATACTTAGAACTAGAACTAACAGAATCTATACTTATCAATGATACAGAAAATGTACTTCAAAGTGTAAAAGCTATCAAAGAACTTGGTGTACAGCTCTCCATAGATGACTTTGGTACAGGATATTCAAGCCTTTCATATCTTAAAAGATTTGCAGTAGATAAACTCAAGATTGATCAATCCTTCGTAAGGGATATAGTCAAAGATAAAGATGATGCAATAATAGTAAAAACTATAATACAAATGGCAAAAAGCTTTAATCTAAAGGCAATAGCTGAAGGTGTAGAAAATGAAGAAGTTTTAAAAGTTTTGAAAGAATATGGATGTGATGAGGTGCAAGGATATCATTTTGCAAAACCAATGATTGCTGATGAGTTTAGAGATTATTATAAAGAGTTTAGTATAGAATAA
- a CDS encoding methyl-accepting chemotaxis protein: MSSLATNVTKSANDGETLANQTTIAMEEINSQVTAINEAIAVIDQIAFQTNILSLNAAVEAATAGEAGKGFAVVAGEVRNLASRSAEAAKEIKDIVQLATAKANEGKSIANNMIQGYSELNKNISHTINLISDIENASKEQLLGIEQINDAVTQPRSTNTTKRNGSITNA, translated from the coding sequence ATGTCGTCATTAGCAACTAATGTTACTAAATCAGCTAATGATGGAGAAACACTAGCAAATCAAACAACTATAGCAATGGAAGAGATTAATTCACAAGTTACGGCGATAAATGAAGCAATAGCAGTAATTGATCAAATTGCATTTCAAACAAATATCCTTTCACTAAATGCTGCTGTTGAAGCTGCAACTGCAGGTGAGGCTGGAAAAGGATTTGCTGTTGTTGCTGGAGAGGTAAGAAATCTTGCTTCAAGAAGTGCTGAGGCTGCTAAAGAGATAAAAGATATAGTCCAACTTGCTACAGCAAAAGCTAATGAAGGTAAATCAATAGCTAATAATATGATACAAGGATATAGTGAGCTAAATAAAAATATATCACATACTATAAATCTTATATCAGATATAGAGAATGCTTCAAAAGAGCAATTACTTGGTATTGAGCAAATTAATGATGCAGTAACACAGCCTAGATCAACAAACACAACAAAACGCAATGGTAGCATCACAAACGCATGA
- a CDS encoding PAS domain-containing protein → MSNREIILPKEMMIVSETDEKGKIVFANADFCKIAGYSMQELIGQPHNIVRHPDMPKVAFKDLWQTIQSGAIWKGIVKNKTKSGDYYWVNATAFPSKKADGTLRYISIRVKPTVEEIANAIKLYSTLA, encoded by the coding sequence ATGTCTAATAGGGAAATAATACTACCAAAAGAGATGATGATAGTATCAGAGACAGATGAAAAAGGGAAAATAGTTTTTGCAAATGCAGATTTTTGTAAAATCGCAGGATATTCTATGCAAGAACTTATCGGTCAACCTCATAATATAGTAAGGCACCCAGATATGCCAAAAGTGGCTTTTAAAGATTTGTGGCAGACAATTCAATCTGGTGCTATTTGGAAAGGGATAGTAAAAAACAAAACAAAAAGCGGGGATTATTATTGGGTAAATGCTACTGCATTCCCTTCTAAAAAAGCTGATGGTACACTAAGATATATATCTATTAGAGTGAAGCCTACAGTTGAAGAGATAGCAAATGCAATTAAGCTATACTCTACTTTAGCCTAG
- a CDS encoding sensor histidine kinase: protein MLEISIIKKIVLGLLAMIYFTLCIITLLLLSNEKLNEILEVSIAIVLVLIIFATIVIYYVFNKYIKQFSEKIADETKLRLTLKEKLFNEIDKSLKKDVLLQKQLKFATIGELSTNIFNQWREYLNIITVSVGSIKVKQDLDMTVTKEDLYRMSENVFNSTNSMAEVISHFSSLTKDSAIKKKFIVYDCVNDVLKIMDGLFKDLHIDVKTNLEKNIEVMGIKSLFSQVILNVLVNIIDEFNSNNIENMTIKITLTKEGNNIIIKIKDNAGGINEDNIKLIFNQFYCSENDSLKICTGLYLCIQILETYFNGYMYCENEFDDSGLGASFCIVIPT, encoded by the coding sequence GTGTTAGAAATATCAATAATTAAAAAAATTGTTTTGGGTTTATTGGCAATGATTTATTTTACTTTATGTATTATAACTTTATTGTTATTATCCAATGAAAAGTTAAATGAAATTTTAGAAGTCTCAATTGCAATAGTTTTAGTATTGATTATATTTGCAACTATAGTTATATATTATGTATTTAATAAATATATAAAGCAATTTTCAGAAAAAATTGCAGATGAGACTAAGCTGAGACTTACATTGAAAGAGAAATTATTCAATGAAATAGACAAAAGTTTAAAAAAAGATGTTTTACTACAAAAACAATTAAAATTTGCTACTATTGGCGAACTCTCTACAAATATCTTTAATCAATGGAGAGAGTATTTAAATATAATTACAGTATCTGTTGGTAGTATTAAAGTTAAGCAAGATTTAGATATGACAGTTACTAAAGAAGATTTATATCGTATGTCAGAAAATGTTTTTAACAGTACAAATTCTATGGCTGAAGTGATATCTCATTTTAGTTCATTAACCAAAGATTCAGCAATCAAAAAGAAATTTATTGTTTATGATTGTGTAAATGATGTTTTAAAGATTATGGATGGATTATTTAAAGATTTACATATTGATGTAAAAACGAATCTAGAAAAAAATATTGAAGTAATGGGCATAAAAAGTTTATTTTCACAAGTAATTTTAAATGTACTTGTAAATATTATAGATGAATTTAATAGTAACAATATAGAAAATATGACAATTAAAATAACACTAACTAAAGAAGGTAATAATATTATTATTAAGATCAAGGATAATGCTGGTGGTATTAACGAAGATAATATTAAACTTATATTTAATCAATTTTATTGTAGTGAAAATGACTCACTAAAGATTTGTACAGGATTATATTTATGTATACAAATACTTGAGACTTATTTTAATGGCTACATGTATTGTGAAAATGAATTTGATGACAGTGGTCTTGGTGCTTCATTTTGCATAGTGATACCAACATAG
- a CDS encoding YbgC/FadM family acyl-CoA thioesterase produces the protein MKVRVYYEDTDCGGIVYHSKYLNFCERARSEMFFQKGLSPHDENEFFVVRKMDCDFIKSAKFGDVLDINTEVLEIKKASLTIKQTIFRDDEYLFSAIVLLVFLKNQKPSKIPQSCLEIFA, from the coding sequence TTGAAAGTTAGAGTTTATTACGAAGACACAGATTGTGGTGGTATAGTATATCATTCCAAATATTTAAATTTTTGTGAAAGAGCAAGAAGTGAAATGTTTTTTCAAAAAGGTTTATCACCACACGATGAAAATGAGTTTTTTGTTGTTAGAAAAATGGACTGTGATTTTATTAAATCAGCAAAATTTGGAGATGTTTTGGATATAAATACTGAAGTTTTGGAGATAAAAAAAGCAAGTTTGACTATAAAACAAACTATTTTTAGAGATGATGAATATCTTTTTAGTGCTATTGTGTTACTTGTTTTTTTAAAAAATCAAAAACCATCAAAAATACCACAAAGTTGTCTTGAGATATTTGCATAA
- a CDS encoding MFS transporter, with translation MKSYIQLFKNFPIIKKLSTVQLIAYFGTWFSNVAIYTLLIKLGASPFMISLVVAMHFIPTIIQAPFSGVIVDKLNPKKLMATLLIVEMCMTLLFLTVTSLEHIWYLVFFIFIRMSASSVFFAALMTLLPKLISGKNLQKANEVHSIIWSLTFTAGMAVGGVIVHFVGIYTAFVIDAMLFLIAFFIFIKIEFEVEIKKEKEKLYKMFKDGLVYIKNNKDILHLMLLHSIVGVTVFDTLVTLLADYYYKYIISIPLAIGLTNASRALALMIGPLFLSNWINHQRLLYLLIFQGICIIFWGMIQKDFYVGLFGMFLIGLSTTTIWSYTYALLQESIDKKYLGRIIAYNDMMFMIVTVITTFFIGISVSYIGLDIISYILGSMFLLSAIYYKGIVWKILIKK, from the coding sequence ATGAAAAGTTATATTCAACTATTTAAAAATTTTCCAATTATAAAAAAACTTTCAACAGTTCAGTTGATTGCATATTTTGGTACTTGGTTTTCCAATGTAGCTATATATACACTTCTTATCAAACTAGGTGCTAGTCCATTTATGATATCTTTGGTTGTTGCAATGCATTTTATACCAACTATTATACAAGCACCTTTTAGTGGAGTGATAGTAGATAAACTAAATCCAAAAAAACTTATGGCAACTTTGTTAATTGTAGAGATGTGTATGACGCTTTTATTTTTGACAGTTACATCATTAGAACATATTTGGTATCTAGTCTTTTTTATATTTATTAGGATGAGTGCATCTAGTGTATTTTTTGCTGCACTTATGACACTTTTACCAAAACTAATAAGTGGCAAAAATCTCCAAAAAGCAAATGAAGTACATTCAATTATTTGGTCATTAACATTTACTGCTGGTATGGCTGTTGGTGGTGTTATAGTTCATTTTGTTGGTATATATACAGCTTTTGTTATAGATGCTATGTTGTTTTTGATAGCTTTTTTCATTTTCATAAAAATTGAGTTTGAAGTTGAAATCAAAAAAGAAAAAGAAAAACTATATAAAATGTTTAAAGATGGACTAGTTTATATCAAAAACAATAAAGACATATTACACCTTATGTTGCTTCACAGTATAGTTGGTGTAACCGTTTTTGATACATTGGTTACCTTATTGGCAGATTATTACTACAAATATATCATATCAATACCACTTGCTATAGGGCTTACCAATGCATCTAGAGCACTTGCTTTGATGATAGGACCACTATTTTTGAGTAATTGGATTAACCATCAGCGACTTTTGTACCTTTTGATATTTCAAGGTATTTGTATAATATTTTGGGGCATGATACAAAAAGATTTTTATGTAGGTTTATTTGGGATGTTTTTAATAGGACTTAGTACAACAACTATTTGGTCTTATACCTATGCACTTTTGCAAGAGAGTATTGACAAAAAATATTTAGGACGAATTATTGCTTATAATGATATGATGTTTATGATAGTAACAGTTATTACAACATTTTTTATAGGGATATCTGTTTCGTATATTGGTTTAGATATTATTAGTTATATTTTAGGAAGTATGTTTTTATTAAGTGCTATTTATTATAAGGGGATTGTGTGGAAGATATTAATCAAAAAGTAA
- a CDS encoding diguanylate cyclase → MVFGNSDRVSLQLQWLHQFQFAGFYMAKEKGFYDEVGLDVDIKEMHPDTDFIADVLDLKSTYGTGRSSLVIDRFNGKQVVLLSAIFQESPSVLLSTNLDIKHPKDLKNKKLMVTNDEIGSTSILSMLASQNVGLDDVTIVPHTFVLDDLVDNKTDAMACYLSNEPYTLSSNDIPFNVLNPKNYGFDFYGDLLFTSEYEVKNNPERARKFTLASLKGWEYAFDNIEETAKFIYDKYNTQNKSLEALIFEGETLKNLAYAGVDRVGIIDIKKIEAIAKIYAITGLMNMDIDLQSFIDPLKATSQTIKIGILSHISKEKISTKFNPLIGYLSQNIAGYDFELVHIGFDMIEEALKSSSLDFLIINPSIYTKFESVYGLSKIATLQNKIDSYEVSELGSVIFSTNKSIQSLKDIKNKKIVSVNQKSFGGYLIAKYELFLRGINIEKENMIFLDTHESVIESILKGEADVGIIRTGILEEYSKTHKKVFDNIKIINKTTYKNFPYMVSTGLYPEWSFVKLNHTPKGLAKKLLSNLLAYNSDSKISWISPVDDSKIHEIHKTLKIKPYDLDSFSIVDVWQKYQYGFMVLFISIFVVLYLVLKLYIANKKLQVQNKEIEHFNIELDRKVKQRTQELSHANEKLQTLVSKDYLTGVSSRMFFYEQSQKEFEFARRNKMPLSVILFDIDKFKVVNDTYGHDVGDIILKKFTAKIQENLRQSDLFGRLGGEEFCICVKNTDINGTVTLANKLRIIIERSSCDVEIHTINITTSIGVAQANESDTNIDDVIKRADIALYQAKNKGRNQVVLAT, encoded by the coding sequence ATTGTATTTGGTAATAGTGATAGAGTATCATTACAACTACAGTGGCTTCATCAGTTTCAATTTGCTGGTTTTTATATGGCAAAAGAAAAAGGGTTTTATGATGAAGTTGGACTTGATGTAGATATAAAAGAGATGCACCCAGATACTGATTTCATAGCTGATGTATTAGATTTAAAATCAACTTATGGCACAGGAAGATCATCTCTTGTAATTGATAGGTTTAATGGTAAGCAAGTGGTTTTACTATCTGCAATATTTCAAGAATCACCATCAGTATTACTATCAACAAATTTAGATATCAAACACCCAAAAGATTTGAAAAATAAAAAACTAATGGTAACAAATGATGAGATAGGCTCTACTTCTATTTTGTCTATGCTTGCAAGTCAAAATGTTGGGCTTGATGATGTGACTATTGTACCGCATACATTTGTACTAGATGATTTAGTGGACAATAAAACTGACGCAATGGCTTGTTATCTATCAAATGAGCCGTATACACTAAGTTCTAATGATATACCTTTTAATGTTTTAAATCCAAAGAATTATGGATTTGATTTTTATGGTGATTTACTTTTTACATCTGAATATGAAGTAAAAAATAATCCTGAGCGTGCTAGGAAGTTTACTTTAGCAAGTTTAAAAGGGTGGGAATATGCATTTGATAATATTGAAGAAACAGCAAAATTTATATATGACAAATATAATACTCAAAACAAATCGTTAGAAGCACTTATTTTTGAGGGAGAAACTCTTAAAAATCTTGCATATGCAGGAGTAGATAGGGTAGGGATAATAGATATAAAAAAAATTGAAGCAATTGCAAAAATATATGCAATTACTGGCTTAATGAATATGGATATTGATTTACAAAGTTTTATTGACCCACTAAAGGCAACATCACAAACAATAAAAATCGGTATTTTATCACACATATCAAAAGAAAAAATTAGTACAAAATTTAATCCACTTATAGGCTATTTATCACAAAATATAGCTGGATATGATTTTGAGCTTGTACATATTGGTTTTGATATGATTGAGGAAGCATTAAAATCATCATCTCTTGATTTTCTTATTATCAATCCTTCTATCTATACCAAATTTGAATCAGTTTATGGATTAAGTAAAATAGCTACTTTGCAAAATAAAATAGATTCATATGAAGTGTCAGAATTAGGAAGTGTTATATTTTCAACCAATAAATCAATACAAAGTCTTAAAGATATAAAAAATAAGAAAATAGTATCAGTTAATCAAAAATCTTTTGGTGGATATTTAATAGCTAAATACGAACTTTTTTTAAGAGGTATTAATATAGAAAAAGAAAATATGATTTTTTTAGATACTCATGAAAGCGTTATTGAGAGTATTTTAAAAGGTGAAGCTGATGTTGGTATTATAAGAACTGGGATTTTAGAAGAATACTCAAAAACACATAAAAAGGTGTTTGATAATATTAAAATTATAAATAAAACAACTTATAAAAATTTCCCATATATGGTAAGTACAGGACTCTATCCAGAATGGTCTTTTGTAAAACTAAATCATACTCCAAAAGGGCTTGCTAAAAAATTATTATCAAATCTTTTGGCATATAATAGTGATAGTAAAATTTCTTGGATATCTCCTGTGGATGATTCAAAAATACATGAGATACATAAGACTTTAAAAATTAAGCCTTATGATTTGGATTCTTTTAGTATAGTTGATGTGTGGCAAAAATATCAGTATGGTTTTATGGTACTTTTTATAAGTATATTTGTAGTTTTATATTTGGTTTTAAAGTTATATATTGCAAATAAAAAGTTACAAGTTCAAAATAAAGAGATAGAACATTTTAATATTGAACTTGATAGAAAAGTCAAACAAAGAACCCAAGAACTATCTCATGCTAATGAAAAGTTACAAACACTTGTAAGTAAAGACTACCTCACTGGAGTAAGCAGTAGAATGTTTTTTTATGAGCAATCACAAAAAGAGTTTGAATTTGCAAGAAGAAATAAGATGCCACTTTCTGTTATCCTTTTTGATATAGATAAGTTTAAGGTTGTTAATGATACTTATGGGCATGATGTTGGTGATATTATATTAAAAAAATTTACTGCTAAAATCCAAGAAAATTTAAGACAAAGTGATTTGTTTGGAAGATTAGGTGGTGAAGAATTTTGTATATGTGTTAAAAATACTGATATAAATGGTACAGTTACTTTAGCAAATAAATTAAGAATTATCATAGAAAGAAGTAGTTGTGATGTAGAAATTCATACTATAAATATCACTACAAGTATTGGTGTAGCTCAGGCTAATGAAAGTGATACAAATATTGATGATGTTATAAAAAGAGCTGATATAGCTTTATATCAAGCTAAAAATAAAGGGAGAAATCAAGTAGTCTTAGCTACTTGA